A single Cottoperca gobio chromosome 5, fCotGob3.1, whole genome shotgun sequence DNA region contains:
- the LOC115008929 gene encoding LOW QUALITY PROTEIN: ammonium transporter Rh type B-like (The sequence of the model RefSeq protein was modified relative to this genomic sequence to represent the inferred CDS: deleted 1 base in 1 codon), with protein sequence MSVSTSLQVRLPALVLVFEVVMIVLYAVFVTYDDNANAKMQNNETNPMENTLYRDYPFFVDVQVLIFIGFGCLLAFFRFYGFSGLVFNFLTATFAIQWAILMQGFFQFYYDGKIHLGVINLLNAEFACAVVLISFGAVIGKTSPVQLLVMALLEIPIFAVTEWAVLKYIRINDAGGSILIHLFACYFGLGVTFVLYRPGLNKGHSKEITSYQSDILSVIGTLFLWVFWPSFNSALTLKGDDQHRAVLHTFIGLSSSTITAFALSAVFNKRGKLTMADIQNVTLAGGVTVGASVDMMISPVAAFSLGIMGCTACFFGYRYLTPFLAQRMRIQDQCGIHNLHGLTGLISCTAGICAILLATEETYGPSMYQIFSHRAPPEGDPKLLELQKLIPGLKPGLGRTAQEQALFQVAAIFATIAASAVGGMLTGLVLKLPFMASPSDKDCFDDKLFFDVPSDFDSEDKTLISYDDKMSSMDTKVDT encoded by the exons ATGAGTGTGTCTACAAGTTTACAGGTGCGCCTGCCGGCGCTCGTGCTAGTGTTCGAGGTTGTTATGATAGTTCTTTATGCTGTTTTCGTCACTTATGACGACAATGCCAATGCTAAGATGCAGAACAATGAGACCAACCCGATGGAGAACACCTTGTATCGAGACTATCCCTTCTTTGTTGATGTGCAGGTGTTGATCTTCATAGGCTTCGGCTGCCTGCTGGCCTTCTTCCGATTCTACGGCTTCAGTGGA TTGGTCTTCAACTTTCTCACGGCTACATTTGCGATCCAGTGGGCGATCCTGATGCAAGGTTTCTTCCAGTTTTACTACGATGGTAAAATTCACCTGGGAGTGATCAACCTGCTGAATGCAGAGTTTGCCTGTGCTGTGGTGCTCATCTCTTTCGGAGCTGTGATCGGAAAGACCAGTCCTGTTCAGCTGCTGGTCATGGCTTTGCTGGAGATCCCCATCTTTGCTGTGACAGAGTGGGCGGTGTTGAAATACATTAGGATCAATGATGCAGGTGGATCTATTCTTATTCACCTGTTTGCCTGCTACTTTGGTCTAGGTGTGACATTCGTGCTGTATCGCCCGGGCCTGAATAAGGGACATTCTAAAGAGATCACTAGTTATCAATCGGACATCCTCTCTGTCATTGGAACCTTGTTCCTCTGGGTGTTCTGGCCTTCATTTAACTCTGCTCTGACCTTGAAGGGGGACGATCAACACAGAGCAGTACTCCACACTTTTATAGGTCTAAGCTCATCAACTATCACCGCTTTCGCACTCTCTGCAGTGTTCAACAAGAGAGGCAAGCTCACAATGGCTGATATTCAGAATGTGACTCTGGCAGGTGGTGTGACTGTTGGGGCTTCTGTGGACATGATGATTTCCCCTGTAGCGGCATTCTCCCTGGGCATTATGGGCTGCACCGCCTGCTTCTTTGGATACAGGTACCTGACCCCCTTCTTGGCCCAACGCATGAGGATCCAAGACCAGTGTGGTATTCACAACCTCCACGGGCTCACTGGCCTCATTTCATGCACAGCAGGGATCTGTGCCATCCTCCTCGCCACTGAGGAAACCTACGGGCCCAGCATGTACCAGATCTTTTCCCATCGCGCTCCACCGGAGGGAGATCCAAAGCTCCTGGAGCTGCAGAAACTGATTCCTGGGCTGAAGCCGGGCTTGGGTCGTACTGCGCAGGAACAAGCCCTCTTCCAGGTGGCGGCTATCTTCGCCACCATTGCAGCATCTGCAGTCGGTGGGATGCTCACTGGTTTGGTATTGAAGCTGCCCTTCATGGCGTCCCCGTCGGACAAGGACTGCTTTGATGATAAGCTTTTCTTTGACGTGCCGTCTGACTTTGACAGCGAAGACAAGACCCTCATAAGCTATGATGACAAGATGAGCTCTATGGACACCAAAGTCGACACATAG